The Hypanus sabinus isolate sHypSab1 chromosome 1, sHypSab1.hap1, whole genome shotgun sequence genome contains a region encoding:
- the LOC132396517 gene encoding C-X-C chemokine receptor type 3-like: MAGYYYKVYDGYGGYDGYEGSSVDLDILDNLTLYGGIEWPNVSTDSCQIAAPCDFEPCGGGGGGGTDQRAQQVLLLVLYLLVFLVGFVSNVLVLAVVLLERGRRHHRQYSMDVFMAHLAFADLILATSLLFWAVDQARGWIFGLAACKLVGALYNLSFYSSLYALVCISFERHLAVVRTTPARPRHLGHSTGALLASLAVWLTCLLLTVPDFVYLRLLPSNGSSPQCVHHYGKQGNRAWVVGLRCFFHVTGFLLPLTIMAYCYFSIGRTILRANGARRRREWRALRVIAAVVLAFLLCWTPYNVTLLLETVHRLGALGRDCAFERRMDLADTLTGCLANLHCCLNPFLYAFVGIRFRGQLRDMLSRWGLWNRAGTWRRDWNDRSRNSTVSSGSELGNTSKSWI; this comes from the coding sequence GATCTGGACATATTGGACAACCTGACGCTGTACGGAGGGATCGAGTGGCCGAATGTCAGCACGGACTCCTGCCAGATCGCGGCGCCCTGTGACTTTGAGCCGTGCGGGGGCGGGGGAGGTGGCGGGACTGACCAGCGTGCCCAGCAAGTGCTGCTGCTCGTCTTGTACCTGCTCGTCTTCCTGGTGGGGTTCGTCAGCAACGTGCTGGTGCTGGCCGTCGTGTTGCTGGAACGCGGCCGCCGGCACCACCGACAGTACTCCATGGATGTCTTCATGGCGCACCTAGCCTTCGCCGACCTGATTCTGGCTACCAGCCTCCTCTTCTGGGCGGTGGATCAGGCTCGGGGATGGATCTTCGGCTTGGCGGCCTGCAAGCTGGTCGGCGCGCTGTACAACCTCAGCTTCTACAGCAGTCTCTACGCGCTGGTGTGCATCAGCTTCGAGCGGCACCTGGCCGTCGTGCGCACCACCCCGGCGCGGCCCCGGCATCTGGGGCACTCCACTGGCGCACTGCTGGCCAGCCTCGCCGTCTGGCTGACCTGCCTCCTGCTGACCGTGCCTGATTTCGTCTACCTGCGGCTCCTGCCGTCCAACGGGAGCTCCCCACAGTGTGTGCATCATTACGGGAAGCAAGGAAACCGGGCTTGGGTGGTAGGCCTCCGCTGCTTCTTCCATGTCACCGGCTTCCTGCTGCCGCTGACGATCATGGCTTACTGCTACTTCAGCATCGGGCGCACCATCCTCCGGGCGAACGGAGCCCGGCGGCGCCGGGAATGGCGGGCGCTGAGGGTGATCGCAGCAGTGGTCCTGGCCTTCCTGCTCTGTTGGACTCCGTACAACGTGACGCTCTTGTTGGAGACTGTGCACCGGCTGGGCGCTCTGGGCCGGGACTGCGCCTTCGAGCGGCGGATGGACTTGGCCGACACATTGACCGGCTGCCTGGCCAACCTGCACTGCTGTCTGAACCCCTTCCTCTACGCCTTCGTGGGCATCCGCTTCCGCGGGCAGCTGCGCGACATGCTGAGCCGATGGGGTCTGTGGAACCGGGCCGGGACCTGGCGGAGGGACTGGAATGACCGCAGCCGTAATTCCACTGTGTCCAGCGGCAGCGAGCTTGGCAACACTTCCAAATCCTGGATCTGA